The nucleotide window GTTTCTCACCAACCCGGCCTCAACCGCAAACGAACCGGACGATGCCCTCTTTCAGGCTTACAATGAAGCTACCGGAAAGGTTCTTGATGGAGTGTTCCTGACCGGCTGGGCCCGCAAGGCAAGCGAGGGGCTGGTGGGGGTGGCGAAGCGGGACGGGGAGTGGTGCGCCGAGGTGGTCACCCGGTACTTGGCCGAGCGGACGCCGCAAGCACGACCCGCGGTCAACAAGGCCCTCGACCGTATCAAGACGACGCTCAAGGATCGGAAGGTGGAGGCGATCGACTTGGCCGGCCTCCGCGCCCTGGAAGCAGCCGAGCAGGAACACGGTTCCTCCAACGACTGCATCGGCGAGTTTAAGTTTGGATCCAACCAGGAGATGCTGGCGCAGATACAGCGCCGGCTCGAGCGGACCGGATCTTCCGCCAGATCCTAACCATCCCCCCACTTCAGCTTTCTTCGCAGGACATCGTAATAGGTCCGGTCCGAAAACCGGATGAGGCGCGTGGCGTGCTTCGAAGCGCCGACGGCAACCGTGTCCCCCTGCGTGATGGCCACCCCGACTTGTCCATCGAAAGTGGTCATGGCTCCTTCATCCTTGCTGGTGAGCGTCACTTCCAGCACCGCATTACTGGGGATCAAAAGCGGGCGATGGGTCAAGGTGTGGGGACAGATGGGGGTCAGGATCAGAGCTTGGACCGAGGGGGCAATAATAGGCCCTCCGGCGGACAGCGAGTAGGCGGTGGACCCCGTCGGCGTCGAGACGATCACGCCATCCCCCCGCAAGCTGGTCACAAACCGACCGTCGATGGCGATTTGCACCTCGATCATGCGGGCCAAAGTCCCCTTGCTCACCACCACATCGTTAAGCACCGTGGCCTGCGCCACGTGCTCTCCATGGCGATGGATCTCGGCCCGCAGCATGAGCCGATCTTCCAGCGTGAACTCGCCGGCAAACACGCGCTCGATCGTCGGGAATAGCTGATCGAGCGTCACTTCGGTCAGAAAGCCAAGCCCGCCCATATTGACGCCGAGGATCGGCACGCCCGTTTCCTCGACTAAACGGGCAGCGTTCAGCATCGTCCCGTCGCCCCCCAACACCAACACCATATCGGCCCTGGCGGCAATCTGGGTTTTCTTGGCGGTGCTGTGCTCGCCGATCAAGGACGCAGTCTTGCCGTCAAGCACAACGTCCTTGTCCCGTTCTCTCAGCCAGGCCACCAGATCCTTGAGAATGTGCCTGACATCGGGAAACTTCGGTTTGGTGAGAATGCCGATCGTTTTCATGGATCTCCGGGCGCTATGGGCCATGCACCCTTCTTCAGCAGCGGCAGGTGAGCATATATCGAGGAGCGGCCAGGATTGTATCGGGAGCCCTAACGGTTGTCAACGCACCTCAACGGCCCACAAAAAAGGCCGGGGAAGACTCTCCACTCCGAAATCGCACCGCCAATTCGCACCGACTCCTCTCACAATCGCATCTGGTTCTCGCGTCAGGGCTTGACAGGACAGCCACCTGCTTATAGAATTACAGCAAGTTTCTAAAGGGTTCCCGCGTTTCACCGCCCGCTCCGGATCGACAACCTCTGTCGACAACCAGAAGGAGGAAGGATGTTCGAACGATTCACGGACAAGGGTCGCAAGATCATCATCCTGGCCAGGGAAGAAGCTGAGCGCCACCAGAACGACTATCTCGGCACCGAGCACCTGGTCTTGGCCATCCTCCGTGAGTCCGATGGGATCGCCCTCATGATCATCAAGAAGATGGGGCTATCCACGGAACAAATCCGCCTTGAGATCGAGCGGAATCTGCCCGGAGGCGGCACGACCATGACCTTCGGAGAAATTCCGTTCAGCCCGCGCGTCAAGAAAGTCATCGAGTACGGAGTCGAAGAGGCCCGCCTGCTCGGGCATAACCACATCGGCAGCGAACATCTCCTGCTCGGCCTGCTCCGTGAAGAGGAGGGGATCGGCGGCAAGATCCTTCGGAGTCTGGGCGCAAATCTCCTGACAGCCCGGCAACTGACGGTCACTTTCCTTCGAAAGTCCGCTCCGCGCGAACGGGATCGCAAGAGCAACACGCCGGCGCTGGACGAGTTCGGCCGGGACCTCACCCAGTTGGCCCAGGACGGCCAACTCGATCCTGTGATCGGCCGCGCCGACGAGATCGAACGCGTCCTCCAGATTTTGAGCCGCCGCACCAAGAACAATCCGGTCCTGATCGGGGAGTCGGGCGTGGGCAAGACCGCCATCGTGGAAGGTCTCGCCCAACGGATCGTGATGTCGGAGGTGCCGGACAATTTGTTGTCGCGGCGCGTCATCGCCTTGGACCTTGGGTCCCTAGTCGCCGGCACCAAGTACCGCGGCCAGTTCGAAGAGCGATTGAAGGTGGTCATGAAGGAGATCGTCCAGGCCGGCAACATCATCATCTTCATCGATGAGTTGCACACCCTGGTCGGAGCGGGCGCCGCAGAAGGCTCAATCGATGCCTCCAACATGCTGAAGCCGGCCCTCTCACGCGGGGAAATTCAGTGCATCGGCGCCACCACGCTGGACGAATACCGCAAGCATATTGAAAAAGACGGCGCCCTCAAGCGGCGTTTTCAGCCGATCTATGTGCAGCCCCCTTCGATCGACGAAACCATCCGCATCATTCAGGGGCTGCGCGACCGTTATGAAGAACACCATGGCGTGGAGATCACCGAAGAGGCCATCACCGAGGCGGTCAAACTGTCCGACCGATACATCACGGACCGTTTCCTGCCGGACAAGGCGATCGACCTGATCGACGAGACCGGCTCGCGCGCGAAGCTTCAAACCTACGCTCTGCCCGGAGAACTCAAAGCCTTGGAGCAAGAGCTGAAAAAGGTTTCGCGCGAGAAAGAGCTGGCGATTTCGCTCCAGAACTTCGAAGAGG belongs to Nitrospirota bacterium and includes:
- a CDS encoding NAD(+) kinase, whose product is MKTIGILTKPKFPDVRHILKDLVAWLRERDKDVVLDGKTASLIGEHSTAKKTQIAARADMVLVLGGDGTMLNAARLVEETGVPILGVNMGGLGFLTEVTLDQLFPTIERVFAGEFTLEDRLMLRAEIHRHGEHVAQATVLNDVVVSKGTLARMIEVQIAIDGRFVTSLRGDGVIVSTPTGSTAYSLSAGGPIIAPSVQALILTPICPHTLTHRPLLIPSNAVLEVTLTSKDEGAMTTFDGQVGVAITQGDTVAVGASKHATRLIRFSDRTYYDVLRRKLKWGDG
- a CDS encoding ATP-dependent Clp protease ATP-binding subunit, with the translated sequence MFERFTDKGRKIIILAREEAERHQNDYLGTEHLVLAILRESDGIALMIIKKMGLSTEQIRLEIERNLPGGGTTMTFGEIPFSPRVKKVIEYGVEEARLLGHNHIGSEHLLLGLLREEEGIGGKILRSLGANLLTARQLTVTFLRKSAPRERDRKSNTPALDEFGRDLTQLAQDGQLDPVIGRADEIERVLQILSRRTKNNPVLIGESGVGKTAIVEGLAQRIVMSEVPDNLLSRRVIALDLGSLVAGTKYRGQFEERLKVVMKEIVQAGNIIIFIDELHTLVGAGAAEGSIDASNMLKPALSRGEIQCIGATTLDEYRKHIEKDGALKRRFQPIYVQPPSIDETIRIIQGLRDRYEEHHGVEITEEAITEAVKLSDRYITDRFLPDKAIDLIDETGSRAKLQTYALPGELKALEQELKKVSREKELAISLQNFEEAVKFREEEERLRKLLDESKREWKKNQEKNKPVITKDDVAYVVSKMTGIPLFKLEEEESSKLLHMEDYLHKRIVGQEEAISAVCRAIRRSRAGLKETKKPIGSFIFLGPTGVGKTELARALAEFLFNSEDALVRIDMSEYQEKFTSSRLFGAPPGYVGYEEGGQLTERVRRRPYSVVLFDEIEKAHPDIFNLLLQVLDDGVLTDSLGRKVDFKNTVVIMTSNLGTKLIQKGVALGFQRAEAEQNRRIKDEVLAELRRSFSPEFLNRIDEVVVFHQLEKEHLVTIVDILIKELNGRLLERGVQLEVGDDVKHWLIQEGYQPLYGARPMRRAIQKNIGDPLSEELIKGRFKDVRKIKVLLRDGLPIFTEEEAMAEV